The stretch of DNA AATGTGCCTACTGGCCAGTATGTTAACCATAAAATTTGGTCTTGGCAAGCCCTTGCACCAAAAAGTTGCCCTGGATGCACCTCGCTCAGAGCGTAGGGGGGGAGGGGACAACCATTCGGGGTAGAGGCACGAAAGGGCTTGAGCGGTCTTTGGCAAACAATTTCTGGCTGACCCACCCCATCCCCTCCCAAGAGGGGATGGTAAGCCTGCTTTTGCAGAAAATTTTCTTATATGGTCATAGTCACCATTGCAGCCGCCTGTCCAGTTCGATACCCCCCTTGCTGGGCCTCGGGGTTAACCACCCCCACAAGTTGTTGAGCGAAGAATAATCCGGAAGGGTGATTGCTGGGCAACTTAAGGGGAGGAAGCCGTACCTGAGGACGTCGGGAAAGGCTGTCCTCTGTTGGGTATTACCAAATATTGATTTTCTCAGCTCGTAAGCATGTCTTTTTCCCTTGAGTCATCAACCCTGGATTTATGTGACGAGATTAGCCGACTGTTGTGCGCCCTGCTGGTTACAGCACAACGGCAAAACCCGAACCTTCTGACAGAAGCCTGCCGACGCTGGTTAGAGACTGCTTCTCCAGAGATGCAGCTAGCCAAAATCAACGCGCTGCTTCAACATCAAACTGATGCCCCGCGCTTGCTCAAGGCTGTTGATCATATTCTAGAAAAACTCTTTATTCCTACTTTTCGGCAGTCTAAGGCTCATGGCCAGTTTCTAGAGCGAGTGAGAGGGATAGTTGAAGCACGCTTCAGCCAGAGGGTTGACGCTGATTCTGGAGAGAGAGACAGCAGAAATTTTATCAAATCTGAACCCTCAGGCCTTTTACTGGTGGATGCTGAAAACATTAACCTGACGGAAGATCTGGAAAACTACTTGCAAACGTTAGGCCAGCATCCGATTCGCCACCGACTAGCCTTTGGCAATTGGCGCAGGCTGGGTGGGCGCGATAAAGAATTTCATCGACGCGGATATCAGATGGTGCATGTTCCCTCTGGCAAGAACAGTGCCGACATTAAAATGTCTTTAGACGCCTCTGTAATATCTTTGTGGAATCCATCTATTCGTGAAGTCTTTATTTGCTCTACAGATACTGACTTGCAGCACTTAAGCCACACGCTTCTAAACTTAGGCGTTCTGCCCTATCGGGTCAGCCAGCACCACAATAGTTTTTCTATTTTTGATGTTGCTCACCAGAAAACTCAGGTTGTTCACTTGCCCCAGGAAGCACCCCAGGCTCCCGACACAGCCCTAACGCCAGAAACCTCCGTTGCAGAGACCAGTAACCATGAAGATGAGGGTGTACCCAAGCCTGAGGCGGTAAAAGCCCCTACGCTTGCGCAAATGAGGAGTTGGCTGAAAATCCTGATTATGCAGGAGCAGCAAGCGAACCCTGATCAGCCCATCACCATTGGCCACCTGGGCAAGCTTTTTCGCGATCGCAACCAAATTTCAGTTAATCAAGCGCTTAAAGCCAATTCTGACTACAAAACTTTGACGCAGTTTCTCACAGCCCATCCAGGTTTTGAGCTGTTGCCCTTGCCAGATGGTGTACAGACGGAAGTTAGGTTGATAACCGTTGCCCCAGAGCAGGGTTCTACTACTCTTGGCAATTCGCAGAATGCCCAGCGTGCGACTGCCCAAAAGATTACCGATGCTCAATCCCTCGAGCAGGCTCTGGTCAAGCTACTTTGGAGTTTGTCTTCCGGGCAGTCGAGCAGCCAGATCAGTCTTCCTGTGATTGGTACTCAGTTTGCTAAGGTGCATGGAGAACCCCTCAGCAAGGTGCTCAAGCGGATTGGAGAGCCAAAAGGCTTACCCAAGTTTTTTGCCAAATGCAGTTCTCTTCGCATTCAAAAACAGGGGAAAAATTGGCAGGTAGCAGTGGTTTGTGTAGGTTAGAAGCCCTGAGAAAATAATTTCATCTCTCCTTGCAGTCCTTTTGATCAAATTTGAACTCCTGCCACAGTAGATCACTGTAGGGTGCATTAGCGAAGCAATGCACCAATAGAAAAGACAGTAGCAATTACTCAATTGGTTTGAGCCCCTGCCAAAGCAGTTGAGTAATTGCCTCCGCCTCGGCGGTCAGATCGACGGTCTCCGGGTCGATGATGTAGTTCAAAATCAGGCCATTCACCAGGGCGCTCCAGTAAGTTTCCAGCATTTGGGCATCGACGCTGGCGTTGAGCCAGCCCTGATCCTGGAGCTGGCGCAGGATCGTAATCAACCCAGTAAGTTCGCCCTGGTAGTCCATGTCTTGAAACACCTGCTGCACATCGGCCTGGCGGCTCTGGATGTAGAACTCCATGGCCAGGCGGCACCAGTCGGGGTGGGCCTGGGCGTACTCCAGTTGTTGAGTCACCAGGGTTTTGATCGCCGCCGCTGGTCCCAGTTGGGCAAACAACTGCTGCACCTGCTCGGGGGTAACGTGCAGGGGGCTTTCCCGGTGCTGGCGCAGCAGGGCAATAAACAGGTCGATTTTGCTGGCAAAGTGCCAGTAGACGGCTCCCTTGGTCAGGCCCGCATCGGCGGCGATCGCATCCAGGGTCGCCCCCGCATAGCCCTGCTGGGCAAACACTCGCTGGGCCGAGGCCAGAATGCGGCTGCGGGTGTCGAGGGGCTGATCGACCTGGGGGCTTTCCTGGGCCAGAAAAGCCTGGAGCTGCTGCTTATTGCCCAGGTAGCGCCGCACCGTGGGCCAGCTCACCCCCGCCGCCTGGGCCACCGCCGTCAGGCTAATGTCTTGGGGGGGCTGGGTTTGGGCGAGCTGGCGGGCAGCGGCCAGAATGCGATCGCGGGTGGACATGGACAAAATACCGTTGAGTATTCATAGTATGTACCAGTTGGAGGGCTCGTCTAAAATCAGCAGATCAATGGCGGCAATGCTGATCATGGCCAGGGCCAGCCGGGCCAGTTCGCCCCGCCCAGGACAAAAGCAGGCTGACCCGCCGCCCGATCGACAAAAACAGCGGTGGCCGAGTGGCCGATGCAGGTGTTGGTAGGGCAGCGCCCTAACCTGGCCGAGGGATGGTATAAGAAAAGCGAGGGTGATGGAGCTCACCCTAACCGCTGAGTGCTGAACACCGACGCTGATGGCTCCTACTGGTCTAGCTGGTGGCTAGGGGGTGGGGGTTTTGTTGTTTTTTGCCCTGCTCTCTGGTGCTGGTGTTGGTTCACCCAAGGAGAGCGGAAGTTATGTTAGCCAGTGCCCTGTGGATTTTGCTGATGGGCTTTTTTGCAGGTCAGCTGGCCCGCCGGTTGGGGGCACCGCCGCTGATTGGCATGATTTTGATCGGCATTGCCCTTGGCCCTCAGTTGGGTAACCGGCTGGGCCCCGAGGTACTGGGGGCGGCGGACGACCTGCGGCTGGTGGCGGTGATGATTATCTTGATGAAGGCGGGGCTGGGGCTGGACCGCGAGAAGCTGGCCCAGCAGGGCACGGTGGCCCTGCGGCTGGGGTTTTTGCCGGCTGCGATGGAGGCGGTGGTGGTGGCGATCGCCGCCATGGTCCTCTTCGATTTTGACGTTCTCACCGGGCTGCTGCTGGGCTGCGTGGTGGGGGCAGAGTCTCCGGCGGTGATTGTGCCGGGCATGCTGCGGCTGAAGAGTCTGGGCTGGGGGGTGGCCAAGGGTATCCCCGACGCGATTTTGACCGGCAGTGCCCTGTCGGATGTGCTGCTGCTGCTGGTGTTTGCGCTGCTGCTCAACGGTTTGGTGCAGGGCGGGGCCGAGACCGTGGTGCTGCCGGGGGGGATCACCCTGTCGCCGCTGCAACTGCTGCCGGTTCAGGTGGTACTGGAGGTGGGGCTGGGGTTGGGGTTGGGGCTGGGGGCCGCCCGGCTGCTGGTGTTGGTGCTGGTGCAGCAAAACTGGACCCGTACTGCGGCGCAAGACTTGATCATCACCGCCTGTGTGGCCCTTTTTCTGGTGATTTTTACCCAGGTATTTCCCTACTACTCCGGCTATCTGGCGGTGATGGCGATGGGGTTCTTTCTGATTGAACTCGATGCGCCCCTGGCACGGGTGCTCCGCAGCGGCTTTGACGGGCTGTGGACGGTGGCAGAAATCGTGCTGTTTGTGCTGCTGGGGGCCACCCTTCAGCTGGAGGTTTTGGGTGATGTGCTACTGCCGGGGCTACTGCTGCTGACGGTAGGCCTGGTGGTGGGCCGGGGCCTGGGCTGGTACCTGGCAACGGCGGGCAGCAACTGGACCTGGAAAGAAAAAGTCTTTTTGCTGCCGGGAAATATGGCCAAGGCCACGGTGCAGGCGGCGATCGGGGCCCTGCCCCTGGCGGCGGGCATCGAGGGTGGGGAGGTGATTCTGGCGATCGCGGCCCTCTCCATTCTGACGACCGCCCCCATCGGAGCCTGGGCCACCCAGGCCTTTGCCCCCAAGCTGCTGGAGCGGGGGGAGGTCGATCCGACCAAGGTGGGAGTAGTGGGGCGACCCGTCTTTCTGGCGGCGGTGGATGCCTCACCGCTATCTACGCCCGTGCTGCTGAAGGCAGCTGACCTGGCCCGACGCAGCAGTGGGGAGGTGATTGTGCTCTATGTCGATAACGAAGGCGATCGCGATGACAGCGTTGCTTTGCAGCAAAACGCCCAGAAGCTCCTGGCCGACATTCGCTTTGAGTGGATAACCGCCTCCGGGGCCGTCCCCGAAGTGATTGTACGCACGGCGGAGGCACGACAGGTGACGGATGTGGTGATTGGCAAGCGGGGGCATCTTCCCTGGGAGGAGGTACTGCTGGGCTCGGTGTCTCAGGCTGTACTCGAGATGAGCCCGATTCCGGTGATTACCGTAGACACCCCACCCGCCCAGGGAGGAAAGGCTTGATCCCCAAAAAATCCACTGATCCAGCCCACAGAATTGGATAATTGATTCATTGGGCCATGCAGATCAAGTCAGTGGCTAATTCTTCATCGAGGGTGAGTTTTATGCAGACTCAATCTTCCCGTCCCAAGGTTGTAATTATGGGAGCAGCCAGGCGCGACTTTCACAATTTCAATCTGGTCTATCGCGACAACCCTCAGCAGGAGGTTGTGGCCTTTACAGCCGCCCAAATATCAGGAATTGCAGGACGGCGCTATCCCCCCTCCCTAGCGGGGCCGCTCTACCCCACCGGTATTCCTATTGTTGAGGAAAGTGAGTTGGAGCAGCTTTGTGATGCCCACAACGTTGACGAGGTGGTCTTTGCCTACAGCGATATTCCCCATGCCCAGGTGATGCATCTGGCATCGAGGGCTTTAGCGACAGGGGCCAACTTTGTACTGTTGGGACCAAGGCAAACGATGCTCAAGGCAAAGGTTCCAGTCATTGCGGTGTCTGCCGTGCGTACTGGATGCGGCAAGTCCCAAACTACCCGATGGATTGCCAAGCAATTGCGCCAAAAGGGCTTGAAAGTAGCGGTGATTCGCCATCCTATGCCCTACGGCGATCTCGAAAAGCAAGCCGTACAGCAGTTTGTTACCCTGGCCGACCTCCAGGCCGCTCAATGTACGGTCGAAGAGCGGGAAGAGTATGAACCCCACATTGCCATGGGAAATGCAGTCTTTGCAGGGGTAGACTACGCTCGAATTGTAGAACTTGCGGAAAAAGCAGCAGACATCATTGTGTGGGACGGCGGGAATAATGATTTTCCTTTCCTTCGTCCTGATTTGCATTTAGTTCTGGTTGATCCCTTAAGGGCAGGGCACGAGACAAGCCACCACCCCGGCGAAGCCGTGTTGCGGATGGCTGACATCGTAGTGGTCGCCAAAGTGGATGCCGCTTCAGCGACTGACATTCAACAAGTCGAAGCTATGGCTAAAAAGGTTAATCCCAAAGCCAAAACTGTTCGGGCCAAATCGCCTATTCAGCTGGAGAACCTGGAGGCGATTGGCAATCCTCTCAATCTGGCTGGACTAGATGTACTGGTCATTGAGGATGGCCCTACCACAACCCACGGCGGCATGGCCTATGGTGCGGGCTGCGTAGCGGCAACAAAAGCTCACGCCGGACATCTAGTAGATCCTCGTCCCTATGCAGCCCCCCAAATCGCTGAGGTCTATGCTCAGTACCCTCACATCGAGTCAGTTCTGCCGGCAATGGGGTACTCTACTGGTCAACTTGCGGCCCTACAGCACACTATCAATGCCACCCCAGCCGATGTAGTGGTCTCAGCTACTCCCATTGACCTAACAGCCCTGATTGAAGTGAACAAGCCCATTCTCCGGGCCCGCTACGAGTTTGCGGAGGACACAACGACTCCTTTGAGTGACGATCTACATAGCTTCTTAGCCAACCTTTCCCTGGCAACCAGAACTCAGGCTCAGGCGTGTAACTTTTGGATATAGCGATGGCTATGAACCGCGCCAGAACCAGCAAAGCAAAGGTAGGGCCATACACCGCCACCTAGCCGTCTGAGGGGGGTGTTATGCGCTGGGGGATGGCAGCGATCGCTGGCTACGCCCCCTACATGCCTAAGTCTTGCAGGGCAAAACGGATCTGCTCCAACCGCCGCCTATTCACCCCCAAGTCAGATTCTCCTAAGCGGGCTGCAGCTCGAATATGGATGACTGGCTCATCCTCCGGCAAATAGAACTCCGTATCGTCCACAAACCCCATTATGCGGCTGGTGGATTTTACGCGGATGTAGTCCTCTTGCTGCGCCACAATTTCAGTACGAGGCACAACTCCCAGCACTTTAATCAGCAGATTCCGAGCGTCCTCTCGACTACCTGTATAGGCAATCGCCGCAATTGCATGATCTGGGTCAGCTCCCTGGCTGACAACACAGTTAGGCGTTGCAGGGCAGGCAGATAGCTTGCCCTCCTGTACACCGAGATCTGGTACCTGGCCTGCGAATAGCTCAGATAGACCCGGAATCGCCCCTAGGAACTGAGAGGTCGGCGCTGCGATCGCGGACGCCGACCCAATGGGGACAGCCCATAGGGCGATCGCTAGAAGGGAGGCAATGATTGAAGCCATGGGAATTCTTTGACGACGTACAACCTCACCATAGGTCAATCAGGGGCAGAGGGGGCAGCCACGATAGTTTTGACAGGGTCAAATCCTACGTCAAAGGTCAGACTTCGCCATTTCCATAAACCTGAGGCAACTGATACCAGGGCAAATGAGGATTTAGATGATGCTCTCGGTGGTACCCAAAATGGTAGCAAGTGATAAATGACCAGAAAGCTGGCAAATTAATGCTTCTAGTGGGGGGGCCACATGACGAGCCGCTGTCGGCTTGCCGATGGGGAAGGAAGATGCCAAAAGTGAATAACTGCAACGAGCTAAGCACTATGGGTAAAATCCAAAACAGAATTACGTTCATCAGGGGAATCTGACAAAGCAAAAAACCGCAGAAGACGATTGCAAATCCAGCCAACGACACCCAAATTTGCCTGCCTGACTGGTAGGTTTTCATAAATTTGACATACCAGGACCAGAACCCGCTCCTTCCTGGATCACAGTAGTCGGGGTCATACTCAGTAGCGGGAAATCGATGGTGAAATCGGTGGTGCTTAGCCAGGAGTCGATAGGGCAATAGCGCATACAACCATGAGGTTACATAGCCAAAGGCGTCATTAACCCCAGGCAAGCTAGAAATATTTCTGTGAATGGCCTCATGGGCAACAATGAACAAACCAGTGTGCAAAAAGGTTCTGATCAGAATTGCCCAGAGCCAGAACACCAAAGGAATTTGGGCATCAAAGAAGGCAAAGGTAGCCACCAGACTGACAAGCCACATCAAGCCAATCAAGCCAGCACAGCATAGACTCCACTGAGAGTAACTAAAGCTTTTGAAGTGAGGTGCGGGCAAAAGACCGAACATATCTAATCAGACTTCCAATGGGAGGGACTTTAAACCTGGTGTCAGCGGAGCAAATGCCTGTGCGTGACATCTCCTCAACTATTGGCAACAGTGTCGTATTAAGTAATGTAACGTCCTGGCGCGGACTTGGCATAAACTTCTATCTTTCGTGGTATCAGGCTCAGAAACTATTCCTTTCCGGCACGCCGACATCAACCGTTCAGACGTTCCTGCAACCCTTTGACTGGCTTAGTAAGCTGTCAGGTGTGTATCGGTCAGAGAACAAACCCATGGTGCAATTAGAACAACGGCCCGTTGCCCTGGTTACGGGTGGGGCGCAGGGCATTGGCCTTGGCATCGCTGAGCATCTGCTTACCATCGGCTGGCGGGTCGCCATAGCCGACTTGAATGAAGCCACTGGCCATGCCGCCCAAGAGAAACTGGCCAAATTCCAAGATGCTTTGATCTTTGTGCGCTGTGATGTCTCCCAGGAGAGCGAGGTAGCGCACTATGTACAGGCCGCCATGGAGCAGTTCGGCCAGGTCCACAGCCTGATCAACAATGCTGGCATTGCCAACCCCTACAGCGGCCCGGTGGAGGAACTGTCGCTGGCCGACTGGAATCGCTGGATCGGCACCAACCTGACGGGATGCTTCCTGATGGCCAAGCATGCCGTACCCCACCTGCGGCCTACCAGGGGCGCGATCGTCAACATTTCCTCTGTCCGAGCATTTCAGTCTGAGCCACACTCTGAAGCCTATGGAGCCTCCAAAGGCGGTGTGGTGGGGCTCACCCATGCCCTGGCCGTGAGCTTAGGCCCAGCTATCCGCGTCAACTGCATTAGCCCCGGATGGATTGACACCAGCGCCTACAAGCATCCTCCTCAACAGACGAACCTAAACCCCATAGACCACGAACAGCATCCGGTTGGACGAGTCGGCAAGGTCCAGGACATTGCCGAGATGGTTGCCTTCCTCCTTTCAGACCGGGCAGGCTTTATTACCGGGCAAACATTTACGGTAGATGGCGGGATGAGCCGCAGAATGATCTATGAAGAATAGGGGGCACACCCCCCAAAGGAAGCCGCAGCGTCCAGAGATTCTGCCCAAGTTCACCCCCATTCTGCGAGACGCAGGCTGGTTGAAAACACTTGGGGCAGGGCTTTCCAGAAGCCTAACAACTCCACCCCTGGGGGCCAGATGGCGCCTGGGCTAGCCTCTGGTCTTTGAGCCCCAGCAGTAGGGCTTTCGGCGTCCCTAAATGGCAACAGAAAGCAAGGTGATCAATTAGGCAATATCCAGCATGCAGAGCCACTCATAGCCGTGAAAAAGAATGGTAAGACGAAAGTCTTAGAGTATTCCATCTAAATAAACGTCCCCTTTGAGGTCGCAAACTCGGCCCGCTGGACCTGTTGGCGTAAAACCCTGGATCAGTATTTAGCTGGAACACTCTTACCTTGGTTCCTCTGGAGAGAAGGCTAACGGCAGTTTGCAAAGTTTTGTAACATAATAGAAGGGTGTCGCCAACTCTGCAGGGATCACTATGACGGCTACCCAAGTACCGATGGCCTCTTCAACAGAGCGAGAATCCAAGGTTTTACCGGCGGGTGGACCGGATCCCGAACGGTTTGATGTTGCTGAAGCCTGGTATCCAGTTGCGTACCTTGAAGACCTGGACAAGTCTCGTCCCAGTCGCTTTACCCTGTTAGACCGTGGACTTGTAATTTGGTGGGACCCAAACCAGTCCAGTTGGAGAGTCTTTGAGGACAAATGCCCCCATCGACTGGCTCCGTTGTCTGAGGGAAGAGTAAATGAAGCAGGCCTTCTAGAATGCCCGTATCACGGCTGGGCATTTTCTGGCAGTGGGAGTTGTGAACAAATACCCCAGGCATCAGACGATGTGCAGGCTCAACTATCCAACCGTTCCTGTGCTGTTGCACTCCCTACTTCAGCAAAACAGGGGCTTTTATTTGTTTATCCAGGGAAAGCTGAGCATGCTCCAAAAGTGGAGGTCCCAATTATTGGTCCGGTAGCAGATCAACCCGACGGTTGGGTCATACTGAATACTTTTCGCGATTTGCCTTACGATGCTCTTACTCTGCTAGAAAACGTCCTTGATGCTAGCCACATCCCCTACACCCATCACAAAACCATAGGCAATCGTGACAATGCGGCCCCGATGGAAATGGAGGTGACAGAATCCTCCAAGCAAGGGTTTCAAGGTCTATGGCCGGAGGGCCCACGTAAAGGGAAACTAGGCACTCAATACACTACATTTGTGGCACCATCGCTGATGTATCACGACCTGACATCCAAACAGTTTGGCCGAACGATGACTGTAGTTTATGCCGTTCCAATGAGGAAGGGAGAATGTCGTCTCTTTGCCCGTTTTCCTTTTAAATTTTCCTCGAAGCTGCCTAGCTTCGTGATTAAGCGGACGCCTCGTTGGTGGAGCCACATTGGTAATAACCGAGTGCTGGAAGACGATCAAATTTTCCTGCATATTCAGGAACGAGAACTGGAGAAAATCGGGGATAAACCCTATGCTCAGGCCTGTTACTTGCCGACCCAAGCGGATCAATATGTTCTTCAGTTTCGTAAATGGGTCAGCGACTACAAAGCAGATCCATTCCCAGGACAAGCTCTAAGCCGCGAGTTGCCCAAAGATGCTCTACTAGATCGCTATAACTCCCACACAAAGCATTGCGGCAGTTGCGCTCCTGCGCTGAAAAGAGTTCAGACTGTCCGTAAAGGCACGCTTATAGTCAGCGCGGTTGCCTGGTCAGCTGTGCCGACTCTCACGGTGTTGGGAGGAGAACTGACGCCCTTAGTAGCTGGTCTTCTTACGGCCATTCCTCTGGCTGCTTTTGCCTGCTGGCTTTGGCTGGGCAGCCTAGAACAAAAATTTTATAAAGGGCAGGAACTGGCACCCCGTAACGTTTTGGGTAAAAGCTAAAGATTCCTAAAAGGCTACGTTAATTCGCTCCTGGCCTGTAGGGGTAAACAACCGTTTACTTCTACAGGTTTGCCCCACTGGAAGGGGTATGGAATTCGAAGTCGGGATGAATTCTACCAACCAAACCGCGCCGGACTTCGACGGACTGGGGTGCGCCCCCCGGCCCGCCTA from Leptolyngbya sp. KIOST-1 encodes:
- a CDS encoding NYN domain-containing protein, encoding MSFSLESSTLDLCDEISRLLCALLVTAQRQNPNLLTEACRRWLETASPEMQLAKINALLQHQTDAPRLLKAVDHILEKLFIPTFRQSKAHGQFLERVRGIVEARFSQRVDADSGERDSRNFIKSEPSGLLLVDAENINLTEDLENYLQTLGQHPIRHRLAFGNWRRLGGRDKEFHRRGYQMVHVPSGKNSADIKMSLDASVISLWNPSIREVFICSTDTDLQHLSHTLLNLGVLPYRVSQHHNSFSIFDVAHQKTQVVHLPQEAPQAPDTALTPETSVAETSNHEDEGVPKPEAVKAPTLAQMRSWLKILIMQEQQANPDQPITIGHLGKLFRDRNQISVNQALKANSDYKTLTQFLTAHPGFELLPLPDGVQTEVRLITVAPEQGSTTLGNSQNAQRATAQKITDAQSLEQALVKLLWSLSSGQSSSQISLPVIGTQFAKVHGEPLSKVLKRIGEPKGLPKFFAKCSSLRIQKQGKNWQVAVVCVG
- a CDS encoding TetR family transcriptional regulator, which produces MSTRDRILAAARQLAQTQPPQDISLTAVAQAAGVSWPTVRRYLGNKQQLQAFLAQESPQVDQPLDTRSRILASAQRVFAQQGYAGATLDAIAADAGLTKGAVYWHFASKIDLFIALLRQHRESPLHVTPEQVQQLFAQLGPAAAIKTLVTQQLEYAQAHPDWCRLAMEFYIQSRQADVQQVFQDMDYQGELTGLITILRQLQDQGWLNASVDAQMLETYWSALVNGLILNYIIDPETVDLTAEAEAITQLLWQGLKPIE
- a CDS encoding cation:proton antiporter, which produces MLASALWILLMGFFAGQLARRLGAPPLIGMILIGIALGPQLGNRLGPEVLGAADDLRLVAVMIILMKAGLGLDREKLAQQGTVALRLGFLPAAMEAVVVAIAAMVLFDFDVLTGLLLGCVVGAESPAVIVPGMLRLKSLGWGVAKGIPDAILTGSALSDVLLLLVFALLLNGLVQGGAETVVLPGGITLSPLQLLPVQVVLEVGLGLGLGLGAARLLVLVLVQQNWTRTAAQDLIITACVALFLVIFTQVFPYYSGYLAVMAMGFFLIELDAPLARVLRSGFDGLWTVAEIVLFVLLGATLQLEVLGDVLLPGLLLLTVGLVVGRGLGWYLATAGSNWTWKEKVFLLPGNMAKATVQAAIGALPLAAGIEGGEVILAIAALSILTTAPIGAWATQAFAPKLLERGEVDPTKVGVVGRPVFLAAVDASPLSTPVLLKAADLARRSSGEVIVLYVDNEGDRDDSVALQQNAQKLLADIRFEWITASGAVPEVIVRTAEARQVTDVVIGKRGHLPWEEVLLGSVSQAVLEMSPIPVITVDTPPAQGGKA
- a CDS encoding cyclic 2,3-diphosphoglycerate synthase produces the protein MQIKSVANSSSRVSFMQTQSSRPKVVIMGAARRDFHNFNLVYRDNPQQEVVAFTAAQISGIAGRRYPPSLAGPLYPTGIPIVEESELEQLCDAHNVDEVVFAYSDIPHAQVMHLASRALATGANFVLLGPRQTMLKAKVPVIAVSAVRTGCGKSQTTRWIAKQLRQKGLKVAVIRHPMPYGDLEKQAVQQFVTLADLQAAQCTVEEREEYEPHIAMGNAVFAGVDYARIVELAEKAADIIVWDGGNNDFPFLRPDLHLVLVDPLRAGHETSHHPGEAVLRMADIVVVAKVDAASATDIQQVEAMAKKVNPKAKTVRAKSPIQLENLEAIGNPLNLAGLDVLVIEDGPTTTHGGMAYGAGCVAATKAHAGHLVDPRPYAAPQIAEVYAQYPHIESVLPAMGYSTGQLAALQHTINATPADVVVSATPIDLTALIEVNKPILRARYEFAEDTTTPLSDDLHSFLANLSLATRTQAQACNFWI
- a CDS encoding DUF1499 domain-containing protein, with the translated sequence MASIIASLLAIALWAVPIGSASAIAAPTSQFLGAIPGLSELFAGQVPDLGVQEGKLSACPATPNCVVSQGADPDHAIAAIAYTGSREDARNLLIKVLGVVPRTEIVAQQEDYIRVKSTSRIMGFVDDTEFYLPEDEPVIHIRAAARLGESDLGVNRRRLEQIRFALQDLGM
- a CDS encoding fatty acid desaturase → MFGLLPAPHFKSFSYSQWSLCCAGLIGLMWLVSLVATFAFFDAQIPLVFWLWAILIRTFLHTGLFIVAHEAIHRNISSLPGVNDAFGYVTSWLYALLPYRLLAKHHRFHHRFPATEYDPDYCDPGRSGFWSWYVKFMKTYQSGRQIWVSLAGFAIVFCGFLLCQIPLMNVILFWILPIVLSSLQLFTFGIFLPHRQADSGSSCGPPTRSINLPAFWSFITCYHFGYHREHHLNPHLPWYQLPQVYGNGEV
- a CDS encoding SDR family oxidoreductase; this encodes MRDISSTIGNSVVLSNVTSWRGLGINFYLSWYQAQKLFLSGTPTSTVQTFLQPFDWLSKLSGVYRSENKPMVQLEQRPVALVTGGAQGIGLGIAEHLLTIGWRVAIADLNEATGHAAQEKLAKFQDALIFVRCDVSQESEVAHYVQAAMEQFGQVHSLINNAGIANPYSGPVEELSLADWNRWIGTNLTGCFLMAKHAVPHLRPTRGAIVNISSVRAFQSEPHSEAYGASKGGVVGLTHALAVSLGPAIRVNCISPGWIDTSAYKHPPQQTNLNPIDHEQHPVGRVGKVQDIAEMVAFLLSDRAGFITGQTFTVDGGMSRRMIYEE
- a CDS encoding Rieske 2Fe-2S domain-containing protein, with the translated sequence MASSTERESKVLPAGGPDPERFDVAEAWYPVAYLEDLDKSRPSRFTLLDRGLVIWWDPNQSSWRVFEDKCPHRLAPLSEGRVNEAGLLECPYHGWAFSGSGSCEQIPQASDDVQAQLSNRSCAVALPTSAKQGLLFVYPGKAEHAPKVEVPIIGPVADQPDGWVILNTFRDLPYDALTLLENVLDASHIPYTHHKTIGNRDNAAPMEMEVTESSKQGFQGLWPEGPRKGKLGTQYTTFVAPSLMYHDLTSKQFGRTMTVVYAVPMRKGECRLFARFPFKFSSKLPSFVIKRTPRWWSHIGNNRVLEDDQIFLHIQERELEKIGDKPYAQACYLPTQADQYVLQFRKWVSDYKADPFPGQALSRELPKDALLDRYNSHTKHCGSCAPALKRVQTVRKGTLIVSAVAWSAVPTLTVLGGELTPLVAGLLTAIPLAAFACWLWLGSLEQKFYKGQELAPRNVLGKS